One genomic region from Amaranthus tricolor cultivar Red isolate AtriRed21 chromosome 12, ASM2621246v1, whole genome shotgun sequence encodes:
- the LOC130796716 gene encoding uncharacterized protein LOC130796716: MNEKEKYDETMSSNNETLRTKMPENEGEQTWGVLEELLLVCAVNRHGTDSWESIAKELQKRIKHSSSHNEDKYENFDVNSGFSSKNCKEKYVHLKRRFHDDEDDDDGVLRMVEELRKLRVEELKREVHRHDVSIVSLQSKVKRLKEERENNSKVKEEQADLKIEPVENIREKHEEEFERSSQEKVITGDSAENRSWNESNSTSHHHHHDDDVKTDTTQAVTEERKSKLKRESDEPDPVQLEKKSFREGKVSRLTESLSESRRGESLKQQSSDVQSCASLSKIKRCRFGRGGGDNSTDEFEAEELSPANKRINAKSQPLIRFLEILRSHKHGSVFQRRIPSQETEKYRNVIRQHMDLDTVQSRLDKGIYSDCHPKFYRDLLLIFTNAVLFYRKSSAEHLAARELRRFVIDEITRKNPKPKIQPRKPDPDPQQLEPVVKKPRSTTMVVCRRRISGSIQALSDSLKKGDSNDVTNTSTNNFSKSNSSSKLENNGREEKITHDHVQKKSNNNGDNGHADGNLKKSNLVNGGLRLSNNNDKKVISKNLRDQKQEKNSSSSLLKKQGVANFLKRMKQNSPVSQEKMKNNEEEDEEEKNGGNGNGKKTSGSGTHRRNVKEEAEVCVTRRRSSGRKGEKDSTDEASRRAIGRPPKRKAAMVSGGITVSSKGGRSGGEKVKKKPRR; encoded by the exons atgaatgaAAAAGAGAAATACGACGAGACGATGTCGTCCAATAATGAAACTTTACGGACGAAAATGCCGGAAAATGAAGGAGAACAAACGTGGGGAGTATTAGAGGAGTTGTTGTTGGTGTGTGCCGTTAATCGCCATGGGACAGATAGTTGGGAGTCCATAGCTAAAGAACTCCAAAAACGTATTAAACACTCTTCTTCTCACAACGAggataaatatgaaaattttgatgTTAATTCTGGTTTTTCGTCTAAGAACTGCAAGGAAAAGTACGTCCACTTAAAGCGCCGCTTTCATGACGACGAAGACGACGACGATGGTGTGTTGCGTATGGTGGAGGAATTACGAAAGCTTCGCGTTGAAGAACTTAAGCGTGAAGTTCATCGTCATGATGTTTCGATCgt GTCGTTGCAATCGAAAGTGAAGAGATTAAAGGAGGAGAGGGAGAATAACAGTAAGGTAAAAGAAGAACAAGCAGATCTGAAGATTGAACCGGTGGAAAATATTAGAGAAAAACACGAGGAAGAATTTGAAAGATCTTCGCAAGAAAAAGTTATTACCGGTGACTCGGCTGAGAACCGGTCGTGGAACGAGTCGAACTCGACaagccaccaccaccaccacgacGATGACGTCAAAACCGACACGACCCAAGCGGTTACAGAGGagagaaaatcaaaattgaagCGTGAATCGGACGAGCCAGATCCGGTTCAACTAGAGAAGAAATCGTTTAGAGAAGGGAAGGTGAGTCGACTCACTGAGTCATTATCCGAGTCGAGAAGAGGTGAAAGTTTGAAGCAACAGAGTAGTGACGTTCAAAGCTGCGCAAGTTTGTCGAAGATAAAACGATGTCGTTTCGGTAGGGGAGGAGGAGATAATAGTACTGATGAGTTTGAGGCAGAGGAGCTTTCTCCCGCTAATAAGCGGATCAACGCAAAATCTCAACCATTGATTCGTTTTCTGGAGATCCTCAGGTCACATAAACACGGCTCTGTTTTTCAGCGTCGAATTCCTAGTCAG GAAACTGAAAAGTACCGAAATGTGATCCGTCAACACATGGATCTGGATACGGTTCAATCCCGACTTGATAAAGGTATTTACAGCGATTGTCATCCCAAGTTTTACCGTGATCTTCTTCTCATTTTCACCAATGCAGTTCTTTTTTACCGTAAAAGCTCTGCAGAGCATTTAGCTGCAAGAGAATTGCGAAGATTTGTAATCGATGAAATTACCCGgaaaaaccctaaacccaaaattCAACCAAGGAAACCCGACCCAGATCCACAGCAGCTTGAACCCGTAGTTAAGAAACCTAGATCCACTACCATGGTTGTCTGCCGGAGGCGGATCTCCGGCTCAATCCAAGCATTGTCTGATAGTCTAAAGAAGGGGGATTCAAACGATGTTACTAATACTAGTACGAATAATTTTAGTAAGAGTAATAGTAGTAGTAAATTGGAGAATAATGGTCGCGAAGAGAAGATAACGCATGATCATGTTCAAAAGAAATCGAATAATAATGGTGATAATGGTCATGCCGATGGAAATTTGAAGAAATCGAATTTGGTTAATGGAGGTTTGAGGTTGAGTAATAATAACGATAAGAAGGTAATTAGCAAAAATTTGAGGGatcaaaaacaagagaaaaataGTTCTTCAAGTCTTTTGAAGAAACAGGGGGTggctaattttttaaaaagaatgaaGCAAAATTCGCCTGTAAGTcaagaaaagatgaagaataatgaGGAGGAAGATGAGGAGGAGaaaaatggtggtaatggaaatggtAAGAAGACAAGTGGGAGTGGGACCCACAGGAGAAATGTTAAAGAGGAGGCTGAAGTTTGTGTGACAAGGAGGAGGAGTAGTGGTAGGAAAGGAGAAAAAGATTCGACGGATGAAGCTTCTAGAAGAGCCATTGGTAGACCTCCTAAAAGAAAGGCAGCAATGGTGAGTGGTGGAATAACGGTTTCCAGTAAAGGAGGAAGAAGTGGTGGTGAAAAGGTTAAGAAAAAACCTAGGAGGTAA